The Terriglobus sp. TAA 43 sequence TGTCACATGCGCCAATTGCTGCGCTGGAGAATCCACCCTGTGCGATGCGCGTGGTCAACTGTGCCGGTAAGTGATTCAGGTCGGTAGAGGTAAAGCGCATTACGAATGCGGGCCTATCTCCCGCATATCCAGAGGACTGCCTACATGTGGCGCGTGCCGCGTCACTAGCCTCTACGCTGGAAGCTCCAGCGGCGGATACAAGCTGTGCCACCTGTGTCTCTTGCTGGCGATAGGAGAGCGGCTGCACGTCGCGTGCGAAGTCCTCTACTCCCCACATCTGTCGTCCGGAAACAACCACCGAAATGCCGATCGAGTTCACCTGCGGATCGAGAATGTTGTCACGGTGACGCGGCGAGTTCATCAACGCTGTGTGCATTTCCAGAATCGACGTGCTGGTAGCCACATTTTCTGCAACACGAGAAAATCGCGATCCGGAAGCAGCTGCGCGCTCTGCGAGCCCAGGCTCACCTTGAAA is a genomic window containing:
- a CDS encoding CAP domain-containing protein, which encodes MSWRVRTVLLLMFVMLCRSATAQHTVAEQYLFQAINAERAAAGLPSVTWNPTLTHAAQEHAFRMRSSQAISHQFQGEPGLAERAAASGSRFSRVAENVATSTSILEMHTALMNSPRHRDNILDPQVNSIGISVVVSGRQMWGVEDFARDVQPLSYRQQETQVAQLVSAAGASSVEASDAARATCRQSSGYAGDRPAFVMRFTSTDLNHLPAQLTTRIAQGGFSSAAIGACDMKTKSSFATYNIAVVLYP